A part of Larkinella insperata genomic DNA contains:
- the porD gene encoding type IX secretion system protein PorD — MKLRMIVLILVVLGGLSPRRGLAQELNCQVTVNFNQANSAQVTDRQIFPQMQAFITDFMNNRRWTSDAFNPEERINCKLVIDILKVPAQNYYEGRAQVIVTRPVYGSNYETVTLRYIDNAFNFPYRQSDPMYFNENSYQNELTSLLAFHALIMLGVDYDSFSKQGGKLFFQRAYNVMSLANQSAVGGGAWGAQGDIRNRYWLIENLQSQQFVPYHEALYTYHRQALDNFTANPAGSRQQVLEVLGAIRQVSQQRPNSVVINTFFDAKGEELFNIMNEGSREDRQKAFTLLSTLDPAKTEVYRKLLR; from the coding sequence ATGAAACTCCGAATGATAGTTTTGATTTTAGTGGTGCTGGGCGGCCTGTCGCCCCGCAGGGGTCTGGCTCAGGAACTCAACTGCCAGGTGACGGTCAATTTCAACCAGGCTAATTCGGCCCAGGTGACGGATCGGCAGATTTTCCCGCAGATGCAGGCTTTTATCACAGATTTCATGAACAACCGGCGTTGGACCAGCGACGCCTTTAATCCGGAGGAACGCATCAACTGCAAGCTGGTGATCGATATCCTGAAAGTGCCCGCCCAGAACTATTACGAAGGGCGCGCCCAGGTCATTGTGACCCGCCCGGTCTACGGCAGCAATTACGAGACGGTTACGCTTCGGTACATCGACAACGCGTTTAACTTCCCGTATCGGCAGAGTGATCCCATGTATTTCAACGAGAATTCGTACCAAAACGAACTCACCTCGCTGCTGGCTTTTCACGCGCTTATTATGCTGGGCGTTGATTACGATTCGTTTAGCAAGCAGGGCGGAAAGCTCTTTTTTCAGCGGGCTTACAACGTGATGTCACTGGCCAATCAGAGTGCCGTCGGCGGGGGTGCGTGGGGGGCGCAGGGCGATATCCGGAACCGATACTGGTTAATTGAGAATCTTCAAAGTCAACAATTTGTTCCTTACCACGAAGCGTTGTATACTTACCACCGCCAGGCACTGGACAATTTTACGGCCAACCCCGCCGGTTCGCGCCAGCAGGTTCTGGAGGTTTTAGGGGCTATCCGGCAGGTAAGCCAGCAGCGGCCTAACTCCGTGGTTATCAACACGTTTTTCGACGCCAAAGGAGAAGAATTATTTAATATTATGAACGAAGGATCCCGCGAGGACCGGCAGAAAGCTTTTACGCTGCTGTCGACGCTTGATCCGGCTAAAACCGAAGTTTACCGAAAGCTACTCCGATAA